In Ctenopharyngodon idella isolate HZGC_01 chromosome 2, HZGC01, whole genome shotgun sequence, the following are encoded in one genomic region:
- the zeb1a gene encoding zinc finger E-box-binding homeobox 1 isoform X4 yields MTAHRHVREQRTISQSGGNRKFKCTECSKAFKYKHHLKEHLRIHSGEKPYECSNCRKRFSHSGSYSSHISSKKCASVNKAVNGLPRTPGVTTTLTISRPTRILLREKVEITNKPLQEQLPLKQIKQEPVEHQPKSAPATPTIAAANTNGVVAPQGVVQTLVLPTVGLVQPISINLSDLQNALNAAMDGRQLLTSGNANGTNAKIVGQVPAQTQAQAVVLQPQQAQPQVISAISLPVVGQDGNTKIIINYNPQLDSQLKGVKVNTVQPTVTQTGTAQAKSTASNITQPNVVQVNSVQSNSTETQTLGTPKPTQVNIIKPVQSKPPSIIKITPAQAARLVQARAAQPKLTQQTLLLVRRADGSQSLVVRQIPVTNPNTQGTEMKSTPDKTTNIPPADRKGTTENTSSLEDNCEQQKLTAPPEIKIKTEPDSPSKVETDMQNEGEKEEMKTDGNKEEGKQTTATTDAVSHSGTVHSGVACGDNFHNYVSCLLCDNSPNKRKLADSQDSDAKASPTTISLTSLLDKDKSGAAERLLPLLKAYSQNPEPTDEQLSQVAKTVKLPLEAVSKWYQKMRSKRILLQAASNPKNNQEKNTSAVSQETNSTQATCTPNQPLDDTSADTQTESAASPASPPASLSTDDLVIVKTEDVEEELQSEPLDLSLPKSSPTQPSTTTKLSVSTQKEPLNLTCLKKQPLPGNTIYVTQGGTGPLNIVSASLPTLVAIAEPGGVPCIGTAITGNKRTILIPQLTYTYTTSSSIKTPDSVSTDTKGTVILNKCPKVPDITSDSVSGVEDQNDEDSPLMKKRRKTVGGLYACDLCDKIFQKSSSLLRHKYEHTGKRPHECAICNKAFKHKHHLIEHTRLHSGEKPYQCDKCGKRFSHSGSYSQHMNHRYSYCKRDTHELPEQISTSTPPSHLDSDERESDAEDEEEEEEDLSALDMSDIRVVRVGEEYEDDEDSGGEEEQDRVHEEQETEEGGMVMEVELGETDALEEEVGETVETEDAMEVEESREVSGRAEDTVLTHNEENTEMAPEN; encoded by the exons ACACGTTCGAGAGCAG CGGACTATTTCTCAGTCAGGCGGAAACAGAAAGTTTAAGTGTACAGAATGCTCCAAGGCCTTCAAATACAAACATCACCTGAAGGAGCACCTGCGCATCCACAGCG GTGAGAAGCCGTATGAATGCTCTAATTGTCGGAAGCGTTTCTCTCACTCGGGGTCCTACAGCTCTCACATCAGCAGTAAGAAGTGTGCGAGCGTGAACAAAGCGGTCAACGGCCTGCCTCGCACACCTGGAGTGACAACGACTCTAACCATTTCTCGCCCAACACGCATCCTTCTGAGGGAGAAGGTGGAAATTACTAACAAGCCTCTGCAAGAGCAGCTCCCCCTGAAACAGATCAAACAGGAGCCTGTTGAACACCAACCCAAATCTGCACCAGCCACACCTACAATAGCCGCCGCAAATACCAACGGAGTCGTGGCTCCGCAAGGTGTCGTCCAAACCTTGGTCCTGCCCACAGTTGGGCTGGTCCAGCCAATCAGCATCAACCTTAGTGACTTACAGAATGCGTTGAACGCTGCGATGGATGGCAGGCAGCTGTTGACTAGTGGTAATGCAAACGGAACCAATGCTAAAATCGTAGGCCAAGTGCCGGCGCAGACGCAGGCACAAGCTGTCGTGTTGCAGCCACAGCAGGCACAGCCCCAAGTGATCTCCGCCATCTCTCTACCAGTTGTGGGACAAGACGGAAATACCAAAATTATCATCAACTACAACCCCCAGCTAGACTCACAACTCAAGGGGGTAAAAGTGAACACAGTGCAGCCCACCGTGACGCAAACCGGTACGGCGCAAGCAAAATCTACAGCTTCTAACATTACACAGCCAAACGTGGTCCAGGTTAATTCGGTACAGTCCAACTCGACTGAAACCCAAACATTAGGTACACCTAAACCTACACAGGTAAATATCATTAAACCAGTCCAAAGCAAACCGCCGTCTATCATCAAGATAACCCCTGCACAGGCCGCCAGGTTGGTCCAAGCTCGGGCGGCACAACCTAAGCTCACCCAGCAAACTTTACTACTAGTAAGAAGGGCAGATGGGTCGCAGAGCCTCGTGGTTCGACAAATACCTGTCACCAATCCCAACACGCAGGGCACCGAGATGAAATCAACCCCAGACAAGACTACAAACATACCACCAGCAGACAGAAAAGGGACAACTGAAAATACCAGTTCGCTGGAGGATAATTGTGAACAACAAAAACTGACTGCACCACcagaaatcaaaatcaaaaccGAACCAGACTCTCCATCCAAGGTCGAGACCGACATGCAGAATGAAGGAGAGAAAGAAGAGATGAAGACAGATGGAAATAAAGAGGAAGGGAaacaaacaacagcaacaactgATGCAGTCTCTCACTCTGGAACAGTTCACAGTGGCGTCGCCTGTGGAGATAACTTCCATAACTATGTGTCATGTCTGCTTTGTGATAACTCCCCGAATAAACGGAAGCTCGCAGACTCTCAAGACAGTGACGCCAAAGCGTCTCCTACAACTATCTCTCTCACCTCTCTACTAGATAAGGATAAGAGTGGAGCAGCAGAACGCCTCCTTCCTCTTTTGAAGGCCTACAGTCAGAACCCAGAGCCTACTGACGAGCAGCTGTCACAGGTTGCCAAGACAGTCAAGCTTCCTCTAGAGGCGGTCAGCAAGTGGTACCAGAAGATGCGCTCTAAAAGGATATTGCTACAGGCTGCAAGCAACCCGAAAAACAACCAAGAG AAAAATACATCTGCTGTGTCTCAAGAAACGAACTCAACTCAAGCCACCTGCACTCCCAACCAACCCCTTGATGACACCTCAGCGGACACCCAAACTGAAAGTGCGGCTTCACCCGCCTCTCCTCCAGCCAGTCTCTCCACCGATGATCTCGTCATTGTAAAGACAGAAGACGTAGAGGaggagttgcagtctgaaccgCTGGACCTCTCACTCCCTAAGTCCAGTCCCACTCAACCCAGCACCACCACTAAGCTGTCGGTCTCCACCCAAAAGGAACCGCTCAACCTCACCTGCCTCAAGAAGCAACCGTTGCCAGGAAACACCATCTATGTGACGCAGGGCGGCACGGGTCCATTAAACATCGTGTCAGCGTCATTGCCAACGCTGGTTGCCATAGCAGAGCCAGGTGGTGTTCCGTGCATCGGCACTGCAATAACCGGTAACAAACGAACCATCCTTATTCCTCAGCTCACCTACACCTACACCACTAGCTCCAGCATCAAGACGCCTGACAGTGTCTCGACAGACACAAAGGGGACGGTGATACTCAACAAATGTCCG AAGGTACCGGACATCACTTCTGACTCCGTGTCAGGGGTAGAGGACCAGAACGATGAAGATTCACCTCTCATGAAGAAAAGGAGGAAGACTGTTGGTGGCCTGTATGCTTGTGATCTGTGTGACAAAATCTTTCAGAAGAGCAGCTCACTGCTGCGACACAAGTATGAACACACAG GTAAGCGACCACATGAGTGCGCGATCTGTAATAAGGCTTTCAAACACAAGCACCACCTGATCGAGCACACGCGGCTACACTCCGGAGAGAAGCCCTACCAGTGTGACAAGTGTGGGAAACGCTTCTCTCACTCGGGCTCTTATTCTCAGCACATGAACCACCGATACTCTTACTGCAAGAGAGACACTCATGAACTGCCAGAACAGATCAGCACCTCCACTCCTCCCTCTCACCTCGACTCagacgagagagagagcgacgcagaggacgaggaggaggaggaagaggatttGTCCGCTCTGGACATGAGCGATATCAGAGTGGTGCGAGTAGGAGAGGAATACGAGGATGATGAGGACAGCGGGGGAGAGGAAGAGCAGGACCGAGTACATGAGGAGCAAGAGACTGAGGAAGGAGGAATGGTTATGGAGGTGGAGCTTGGAGAGACAGACGCTCTGGAGGAGGAAGTCGGGGAAACTGTGGAAACTGAGGATGCTATGGAGGTGGAGGAATCGAGGGAGGTGTCAGGCAGAGCAGAGGACACAGTTCTCACTCATAATGAAGAAAACACAGAGATGGCACCCGAGAACTGA